From the genome of Mesorhizobium japonicum MAFF 303099, one region includes:
- the mscL gene encoding large conductance mechanosensitive channel protein MscL produces the protein MLKEFQEFISKGNVMDLAVGVIIGAAFGKIVTSLVDDVIMPIFGAIFGGLDFNNYYIGLSSAVNATSLAEAKKQGAVFAYGSFITAVLNFLILAFIIFLMVKAVNNLRRRLEREKPAAPAAPPPADVALLTEIRDLLAKR, from the coding sequence ATGCTGAAAGAATTCCAGGAATTCATTTCCAAGGGTAACGTGATGGACCTTGCGGTCGGCGTCATCATCGGCGCGGCCTTCGGCAAGATCGTCACTTCGCTGGTCGACGACGTCATCATGCCAATCTTCGGTGCGATTTTCGGCGGTCTGGATTTCAATAACTATTACATAGGGCTGTCCTCGGCCGTCAACGCTACCTCCCTCGCTGAGGCCAAGAAACAAGGCGCTGTTTTTGCCTATGGCAGCTTTATCACCGCAGTGCTGAACTTCCTCATTCTCGCTTTCATCATCTTCCTGATGGTCAAGGCGGTGAACAATCTGCGCCGGCGGCTTGAGCGCGAGAAGCCGGCTGCCCCGGCCGCACCACCCCCCGCCGATGTCGCGCTCCTCACCGAAATCCGCGATCTGCTCGCCAAGCGATAA
- a CDS encoding pyridoxal phosphate-dependent aminotransferase — protein sequence MSLIDSFRAEARAAPESGIVAVVNYGRLREGLIPLWAGEGDLPTPAFITDAASKALAGGETFYTWQRGIPDLRQALARYYARHFGKTFPEEQFIVTGSGMHAIQMSLTALAGAGDEVIYLSPAWPNFDAAAALSGAVPVPVTLDHSGNGWSCDVEKIAAAITPRTRALFINTPSNPTGWTADHETLQAILDLARAKNVWIIADEIYSLFHYGHGRAPSFLDIATEEDRILFVNSFSKNWAMTGWRVGWIKTHPSLQQVFENLIQYSNSGVAQFMQRGAVAALDEGDGFVAEQVERARKARDLVCGILGATGRARFTVPQGAFYLFFTVDGITDSRTAAFDIVDKANVGLAPGTAFGPGGEAFLRLCFHRRLDQLEEAAHRLAKWMKSI from the coding sequence ATGAGCCTGATCGATAGCTTTCGCGCCGAAGCCCGTGCCGCACCGGAAAGCGGCATTGTCGCCGTCGTCAACTACGGCCGCCTGCGCGAGGGCCTGATCCCGCTCTGGGCCGGCGAGGGCGACCTGCCGACACCCGCCTTCATCACCGATGCCGCGTCGAAGGCGCTGGCCGGCGGCGAGACGTTCTACACCTGGCAGAGGGGCATCCCCGACCTCAGGCAGGCGCTGGCACGCTACTACGCCAGGCACTTTGGTAAGACCTTCCCGGAGGAACAATTCATCGTCACCGGATCCGGCATGCATGCCATCCAGATGTCGCTTACCGCGCTGGCCGGCGCCGGCGACGAGGTGATCTATCTGTCGCCGGCCTGGCCGAATTTCGACGCCGCCGCCGCCCTCTCAGGAGCCGTTCCGGTGCCGGTCACGCTCGATCATTCCGGCAATGGCTGGTCCTGCGACGTCGAGAAGATCGCCGCGGCGATCACGCCGCGCACCAGGGCACTGTTCATCAACACGCCGTCGAACCCGACCGGCTGGACCGCCGATCACGAGACCTTGCAAGCGATCCTCGACCTCGCGCGGGCCAAAAACGTCTGGATCATCGCCGACGAGATCTATTCGCTGTTCCACTATGGCCATGGCCGCGCGCCGTCCTTCCTCGACATCGCGACGGAGGAAGACCGCATCCTGTTCGTCAACTCCTTTTCCAAGAACTGGGCGATGACCGGCTGGCGCGTCGGCTGGATCAAGACGCATCCGAGCCTGCAGCAGGTGTTCGAGAACCTGATCCAATATTCGAATTCCGGCGTTGCCCAGTTCATGCAGCGCGGCGCGGTCGCGGCCCTTGACGAGGGCGATGGGTTCGTCGCCGAGCAGGTGGAGCGGGCGAGAAAAGCGCGCGATCTGGTTTGCGGCATTCTCGGCGCCACTGGCCGCGCGCGCTTTACCGTGCCGCAGGGCGCCTTCTATCTGTTCTTCACCGTCGACGGTATCACCGATTCCCGTACCGCCGCCTTCGACATCGTCGACAAGGCCAATGTCGGCCTGGCGCCCGGCACCGCCTTCGGCCCCGGCGGCGAAGCCTTCCTGCGGCTGTGCTTCCACCGCCGCCTCGATCAGCTCGAAGAAGCGGCGCACCGGCTGGCGAAATGGATGAAGAGCATTTGA
- the hemA gene encoding 5-aminolevulinate synthase, translated as MNYQRFFEEAIDQLHAERRYRVFADLERIAGKFPRAIWRSNGRAEEITVWCSNDYLGMGQHPDVIAAFQNAAGKMGSGAGGTRNISGTSNPLVELEHELADLHGKDAALVFTSGFVSNEASISTIARLLPNCLIISDELNHASMIEGVRRSGAEKKIFRHNDVAHLESLLQAAGRERAKLIVFESVYSMDGDIAPIREIVELAERYNAMTYIDEVHAVGMYGPRGGGITEREGLADRIDIIEGTLAKAFGTLGGYITGTSAVIDAVRSYAPGFIFTTALPPAIAAAATTSIRHLKRSQAERDAQQQQAARTKQILSAAGLPVMESPTHIVPVLVGDPELCKMASDRLLGVHGIYIQPINYPTVPRGTERLRITPTPFHSDALIAGLQDALVETWDALGIPYGAAGRPAVAKSDRIVPLLVPKSGG; from the coding sequence ATGAACTACCAGCGGTTCTTCGAAGAAGCGATCGACCAGCTCCACGCGGAGCGTCGCTATCGTGTCTTCGCCGACCTCGAGCGCATCGCGGGCAAGTTTCCGCGCGCCATCTGGCGCTCCAACGGCCGCGCCGAGGAAATCACCGTCTGGTGCTCCAACGACTATCTCGGCATGGGCCAGCACCCCGATGTCATCGCCGCGTTCCAGAACGCAGCCGGCAAGATGGGCTCGGGCGCCGGCGGCACTCGCAACATTTCCGGCACGTCCAACCCGCTGGTCGAGCTCGAACATGAGCTTGCCGACCTGCACGGCAAGGACGCGGCCCTGGTCTTCACCTCTGGCTTTGTCTCCAACGAAGCCTCGATCTCGACCATCGCCCGGCTGTTGCCCAATTGCCTGATCATCTCGGACGAACTGAACCACGCCTCGATGATCGAAGGCGTGCGCCGCTCGGGCGCCGAGAAGAAGATCTTCCGGCACAATGACGTCGCGCATCTGGAAAGCCTGCTGCAGGCGGCCGGGCGCGAACGCGCCAAGCTGATCGTCTTCGAAAGCGTCTATTCGATGGACGGCGATATCGCGCCGATCCGGGAGATCGTCGAACTCGCCGAGCGCTACAACGCCATGACCTATATCGACGAGGTCCATGCGGTCGGCATGTACGGACCGCGCGGCGGCGGCATCACCGAGCGCGAGGGCCTGGCCGACCGCATCGACATCATTGAGGGCACGCTGGCCAAGGCATTCGGCACGCTGGGCGGCTACATCACCGGCACCAGCGCGGTGATCGACGCGGTGCGCTCCTATGCGCCGGGCTTCATCTTCACCACGGCGCTGCCGCCGGCGATTGCCGCCGCGGCGACCACCTCGATCCGCCATCTCAAGCGCTCGCAGGCCGAGCGCGATGCCCAGCAGCAGCAGGCAGCGCGGACCAAGCAGATCCTGTCGGCGGCCGGCCTGCCGGTGATGGAGTCGCCAACCCATATCGTGCCGGTGCTGGTGGGTGACCCGGAGCTTTGCAAGATGGCCAGCGACCGCCTGCTTGGCGTGCACGGCATCTACATCCAGCCGATCAACTACCCGACCGTGCCGCGCGGCACCGAGCGTCTGCGCATCACGCCGACGCCGTTCCATTCCGATGCGCTGATCGCGGGACTACAGGATGCGCTGGTCGAGACATGGGACGCCCTCGGCATCCCCTATGGCGCGGCAGGACGGCCCGCAGTGGCCAAGAGCGATCGGATCGTTCCATTGCTGGTGCCCAAGTCAGGCGGCTGA
- the galE gene encoding UDP-glucose 4-epimerase GalE, with translation MTVLVTGGAGYIGSHMVWELLDAGERVVVLDRLSTGFEWAVAPEAKLVVGDVADKELVGSIIRDNHVDAIIHFAGSIVVPESVADPLAYYENNTSKTRTLIETAVREGVPHFIFSSTAAVYGGAGLEPVREDARLAPESPYGLSKLMSEWMLRDAGLAHDIRYTALRYFNVAGADPKGRTGQSTPGATHLIKVACETALGKRPFMQVFGTDYPTPDGTCMRDYIHVSDLAAAHRLALQRLRAGGTSLVANCGYSHGYSVLEVIDSVRRAFGRDFEVKMGDRRPGDAAAVVANSDLARAELGWTPQRDDLDQIVADALAWERILTSKNSARG, from the coding sequence ATGACGGTTTTGGTGACAGGCGGCGCCGGCTATATCGGCAGCCACATGGTCTGGGAATTGCTGGATGCGGGTGAGAGAGTGGTCGTGCTCGACCGCCTTTCCACCGGCTTCGAATGGGCGGTGGCGCCGGAGGCAAAGCTGGTCGTTGGCGATGTCGCCGACAAGGAATTGGTCGGTTCGATCATCAGGGACAATCATGTCGACGCGATCATCCATTTCGCCGGTTCCATCGTGGTCCCCGAATCGGTCGCCGACCCGCTCGCCTACTACGAGAACAACACCTCAAAGACCCGCACGTTGATCGAAACCGCGGTGCGCGAGGGTGTGCCGCATTTCATCTTTTCCTCGACCGCCGCCGTCTATGGCGGCGCTGGGCTGGAGCCGGTGCGCGAGGATGCCCGCCTGGCGCCGGAATCGCCCTATGGCCTGTCCAAGCTGATGAGCGAGTGGATGTTGCGCGATGCCGGCCTCGCGCACGACATCCGCTACACGGCGCTGCGCTATTTCAACGTCGCCGGCGCCGACCCGAAGGGCCGCACCGGCCAGTCGACGCCGGGCGCCACCCATCTCATCAAGGTCGCCTGCGAGACCGCGCTCGGCAAGCGTCCCTTCATGCAGGTGTTCGGTACCGACTATCCGACGCCGGACGGCACCTGCATGCGCGACTACATCCATGTCAGCGACCTGGCAGCCGCGCATCGCCTGGCGCTGCAGCGGCTGCGCGCCGGGGGTACGAGCCTCGTCGCCAATTGCGGCTATAGCCATGGCTATTCGGTGCTTGAGGTGATCGACAGCGTTCGGCGCGCTTTTGGCCGCGATTTCGAGGTGAAGATGGGCGACCGGCGTCCCGGCGATGCGGCAGCGGTGGTCGCCAATTCGGACCTTGCCCGGGCGGAACTCGGTTGGACGCCGCAGCGCGACGATCTCGACCAGATCGTTGCCGACGCACTCGCCTGGGAACGCATCCTGACCAGCAAGAACTCCGCCCGCGGCTGA
- a CDS encoding D-amino acid dehydrogenase produces MKITVLGAGVVGTAAAYYLAADGHEVTVIERHAAPARGTSQSNAGLVSPGDATAWASPAALKTFLRGLYNHDLGIKVRLRFDPYFLAWSLRFLRQCTVARLRANSQVKLRLALYSRDCINAISADTGIHYDERKKGILYFFRSQHSLNTGTDNYRYLAEHGLPIEIVGRDRLVELEPGLAGVKEKIAGGVYSPIDQTGDSRLFVDNLAAYASEKLGVKFLFGTTVEGLDIQGDRVRAVMTSAGPVTGDAVVISMGPESGLLGRRYGIDLPVYPVKGYTATIPLEDESKGPTIGGADEDQLMAYSRLGNRLRLASTAEFTGFDRTHKPSDFTTMFRTARDLFPGAFDEKKAELWAGLRPMMPGSVPVIGQARYKNLYLDTGHGHVGWTMACGSGKFLADLVAGRKPEIDPQGLVYGG; encoded by the coding sequence ATGAAGATAACGGTGCTCGGCGCCGGCGTTGTCGGTACGGCAGCGGCCTATTACCTGGCCGCCGACGGGCACGAGGTCACCGTGATCGAGCGCCATGCGGCGCCCGCGCGGGGCACCAGCCAATCCAATGCCGGCTTGGTTTCGCCAGGCGACGCCACCGCTTGGGCTTCGCCGGCGGCACTGAAGACGTTCCTGCGCGGGCTCTACAATCATGATCTCGGCATCAAGGTGCGGCTGCGCTTCGATCCCTATTTCCTCGCCTGGAGCCTGCGCTTCCTGCGCCAATGCACGGTGGCCCGCCTGCGCGCCAACAGCCAGGTCAAGCTGCGCCTGGCGCTCTATTCGCGCGACTGCATCAACGCCATCTCGGCCGACACCGGCATCCACTATGACGAGCGCAAGAAAGGCATCCTGTATTTCTTCCGCTCGCAGCACAGCCTCAACACCGGCACCGACAATTACCGCTATCTGGCCGAGCACGGCCTGCCGATCGAGATCGTCGGCCGCGACCGGCTGGTCGAACTCGAGCCGGGCCTTGCCGGGGTGAAGGAAAAGATCGCCGGCGGCGTCTATTCGCCAATCGATCAGACCGGCGATTCCAGACTGTTCGTCGACAATCTCGCCGCCTATGCCAGCGAAAAGCTCGGCGTCAAATTCCTGTTCGGCACCACGGTCGAGGGCCTCGATATCCAAGGCGACCGAGTGCGGGCGGTTATGACCTCGGCCGGACCGGTGACGGGTGACGCCGTCGTCATCTCGATGGGGCCGGAAAGCGGCCTGCTTGGCCGCCGCTACGGCATCGACCTGCCGGTCTATCCGGTGAAGGGCTATACCGCGACCATTCCGCTGGAAGACGAGAGCAAGGGGCCGACCATAGGCGGCGCCGACGAGGACCAGCTGATGGCCTATTCGAGGCTTGGCAACCGGTTGCGGCTGGCTTCGACCGCCGAATTCACCGGCTTCGACCGCACCCATAAGCCAAGCGACTTTACCACCATGTTCAGGACCGCCAGGGATCTTTTCCCCGGCGCCTTCGACGAGAAGAAGGCGGAGCTCTGGGCGGGGCTGCGGCCAATGATGCCGGGCTCCGTGCCGGTCATCGGCCAAGCGCGCTACAAAAACCTCTATCTCGACACCGGCCACGGCCATGTCGGCTGGACCATGGCCTGCGGCTCGGGAAAATTCCTGGCCGACCTCGTTGCCGGCCGCAAGCCCGAGATCGACCCGCAGGGGCTTGTGTACGGGGGGTAG